Proteins co-encoded in one Prevotella sp. E13-27 genomic window:
- the rpsM gene encoding 30S ribosomal protein S13, whose amino-acid sequence MAIRIVGVDLPQNKRGEIALTYIYGIGRSSSAKILDKAGVSRDLKVSEWSDDQAAKIREIIGAEFKVEGDLRSEIQLNIKRLMDIGCYRGVRHRNGLPVRGQSTKNNARTRKGKKKTVANKKKATK is encoded by the coding sequence ATGGCAATAAGAATTGTTGGAGTAGATTTGCCCCAGAATAAGCGTGGCGAAATCGCATTGACCTATATCTATGGTATTGGTCGAAGTAGTTCAGCAAAGATCTTGGACAAGGCCGGCGTGAGCCGCGACCTGAAAGTCAGCGAGTGGAGCGACGATCAGGCAGCCAAAATCCGTGAAATTATCGGCGCTGAATTTAAGGTAGAAGGTGATCTCCGTAGCGAGATTCAGTTGAACATCAAGCGCCTGATGGATATTGGTTGCTACCGTGGTGTCCGTCATCGTAATGGTCTGCCTGTACGTGGTCAGAGCACAAAGAATAATGCTCGTACGCGTAAGGGTAAGAAGAAGACTGTTGCAAACAAGAAGAAGGCCACTAAGTAA
- the rpmJ gene encoding 50S ribosomal protein L36 produces the protein MKTRASLKKRTPDCKIVRRKGRLFVINKKNPKYKMRQG, from the coding sequence ATGAAGACAAGAGCATCATTGAAGAAGCGCACACCCGACTGCAAAATTGTTCGTCGCAAGGGTCGTCTGTTCGTGATCAACAAGAAAAACCCTAAGTATAAGATGCGTCAGGGTTAA
- the infA gene encoding translation initiation factor IF-1, which produces MAKQSAIEQDGTIIESLSNAMFRVELENGVQIIAHISGKMRMHYIRILPGDKVRVEMSPYDLTKGRIVFRYK; this is translated from the coding sequence ATGGCAAAACAATCCGCTATTGAGCAGGATGGAACAATCATCGAGAGCCTCTCGAATGCTATGTTCCGAGTAGAACTTGAAAACGGTGTTCAGATTATAGCGCACATCTCTGGTAAGATGAGAATGCACTATATTCGTATCCTACCCGGTGACAAAGTAAGGGTCGAGATGAGTCCTTATGATTTGACAAAGGGTAGAATCGTATTCAGATATAAATAA